One Brassica oleracea var. oleracea cultivar TO1000 chromosome C7, BOL, whole genome shotgun sequence genomic window carries:
- the LOC106305352 gene encoding dof zinc finger protein DOF1.2-like, with product MMLPYNAHNSYQHQFPSPEIEIPAKWKISYGHEETAPPCPRCASSNTKFCYYNNYSLSQPRYFCKGCGRYWTKGGSLRNIPVGGGCRKRSRSRRQSSHKRFGPNENLPDGLISGSQSSPAGSDIDLAAVFAQYVNAPSPSSTDNTTGSDQDSPVTTTTTTNTHALDSLSWDMYQETDASFGFYGEFNDLTNRIQEDERGVGHFLQEDQEIFEFQGLLDDKDIQEILECSFSEEPEQLISQESFMINGDHWSSTDLTTFGV from the coding sequence ATGATGTTGCCGTACAACGCACACAACAGTTACCAGCATCAGTTTCCCTCGCCGGAGATTGAAATTCCGGCGAAGTGGAAGATTTCATACGGACACGAAGAGACTGCTCCACCTTGTCCTCGTTGTGCATCTTCCAACACCAAGTTTTGTTATTACAACAACTACAGCTTGTCTCAGCCTAGATACTTCTGCAAAGGGTGCGGTCGTTACTGGACCAAAGGCGGCTCTCTGCGCAACATTCCCGTCGGTGGAGGCTGTCGGAAGAGGAGCCGGAGCAGACGACAGAGCAGTCACAAAAGGTTTGGTCCGAACGAAAATCTGCCAGATGGTCTTATCAGTGGGTCCCAGTCAAGCCCTGCTGGTTCTGATATTGATTTGGCTGCAGTTTTCGCACAGTACGTGAATGCTCCGAGTCCTTCAAGTACTGATAATACCACCGGATCTGATCAAGATTCGCCAGTAACAACAACAACAACAACAAACACGCATGCTTTAGATTCTTTGAGCTGGGATATGTACCAAGAAACTGATGCGAGTTTTGGATTCTACGGGGAATTCAACGATCTGACCAACAGGATACAAGAAGATGAACGAGGTGTTGGTCACTTTCTCCAAGAAGATCAAGAGATCTTTGAGTTCCAAGGTTTACTCGATGACAAAGATATTCAAGAGATTCTGGAATGCTCATTCTCTGAGGAGCCAGAGCAGTTAATTTCTCAGGAGAGCTTCATGATCAATGGTGATCACTGGAGTTCAACAGATCTTACAACGTTCGGGGTTTGA
- the LOC106302842 gene encoding glutathione S-transferase T3-like, translated as MDSNPYRQNPNFVGLLNSQQDIAFGSYEDSVELSSSQVPFLPTQGTADSNFVGNTPPDCKERRKWTPSDDMLLISSWLNTSKEAVVNNEQKLGAFWSRVAAYFSANATRERSSGQNENDVVKRAHEIFYNNHKKRFLLEHAWNELRNDQKWCELSSSKNAESSKKRKGDEDGADCSSSQPTETMRLEGVKAAKAHGKKTVVEENAEGECGQGVSVYGVIKTTRLGHERSLV; from the exons ATGGATTCCAATCCATATAGACAGAATCCAAATTTTGTTGGTCTACTAAATAGTCAACAAGATATTGCCTTTGGTTCCTATGAAGATAGTGTCGAGCTATCTTCAAGCCAAGTTCCTTTTCTTCCCACTCAAGGTACAGCTGATTCGAACTTCGTTGGAAACACTCCTCCTGACTGTAAAGAACGAAGGAAGTGGACGCCTTCGGATGATATGTTGCTCATTAGCTCGTGGTTAAACACGAGCAAAGAGGCAGTGGTTAACAATGAGCAAAAATTAGGCGCTTTCTGGTCAAGAGTAGCAGCGTATTTTTCAGCGA ATGCAACAAGGGAGAGAAGTAGTGGCCAGAACGAGAATGATGTGGTGAAACGTGCTCATGAAATTTTTTACAACAACCATAAGAAGAGATTTCTCCTTGAACATGCTTGGAATGAGCTGAGGAACGACCAGAAGTGGTGTGAGCTTTCATCTTCCAAAAACGCTGAAAGCTCTAAAAAAAGAAAGGGTGATGAGGACGGGGCAGATTGTTCAAGCTCTCAACCAACTGAAACGATGCGTCTAGAGGGTGTTAAAGCCGCTAAGGCCCATGGTAAGAAGACAGTGGTTGAGGAGAATGCGGAAGGAGAATGCGGACAAGGAGTTTCAGTCTATGGTGTCATTAAAACAACAAGACTTGGTCATGAAAGATCGCTTGTCTAA